The Actinomycetota bacterium genomic sequence GAGCCAGGTCCATCTCTCCGAGCGGGAGTCGCCCGCCCATCCCCACGCGCACTTCGCGCTGGTGGTCGACGACTTCGCCGGCGTGGTCGACCGGCTACAGCGCGGCGGCCGCGAGTGGCAGCCGGCCCCGCCGGTCTTCGGGGCCGGTCGGGGGTTCACCCGTGACCCCGCCGGCAACCGCATCGAGGTGCTCGAGCGGGCCGGCTCTGCTCTCTAGGTGTAGTGCCCCATGACGTTGCCGACACGACTCACCGGTGGCCCGCCGATAGCGGTGTGGTGGCGATGATGGTTGTAGACGTGCAGCCACCGAGTCAACGCGCGGGTGCGTT encodes the following:
- a CDS encoding IS481 family transposase → RTRALTRWLHVYNHHRHHTAIGGPPVSRVGNVMGHYT
- a CDS encoding lactoylglutathione lyase; this encodes MTRLHHVNVTCRPDDTETVAAFYRDVLQLAPVDKAPGTDPGGVWFTIDATSQVHLSERESPAHPHAHFALVVDDFAGVVDRLQRGGREWQPAPPVFGAGRGFTRDPAGNRIEVLERAGSAL